The Streptomyces camelliae genome window below encodes:
- a CDS encoding MFS transporter yields the protein MSVVDGVSEGAVSAGPGGPGGSGGAGGPVAGQGLTSRMRLTLVVLLVAQFMLAVDFSILNVALPVIGKGLGFSLGNLQWIATAFALCAAGFTLLFGRVADLFGRRRLFLGGLAVLGLASLAGGLATSPAILIAARIFQGLATAAVTPAGLSLLTTSFPEGPLRQKALGLNGALMSAGFTTGAILGGVLTDLLSWRWSFFINVPVAAAVLVIAPMVLTESRPQTRPRLDLPGALSVTLGLLAVVFGFTQAGEHGWTNPTALLVLAAGIVLLIAFYFIERTSPAPLVPVSVLSRRTVAWGNVAGVLAFVTETSLVFLMTLYLQKVLGFSPLAAGLSFGVLGLGTVLGGTLAPRVIAATSTRTTLILGALIQTAATAALLLLGTSTHSLGLLLPATFIGGIGNMLLIVGFMVTATSGLPDHEQGMATGLATMSQQIGITMGTPVMSAIATGAMTTTTVTGILDGIQTAVAVNTALVLITALTSALFLRTPTTK from the coding sequence ATGTCTGTTGTTGATGGTGTGTCGGAGGGGGCGGTCTCGGCCGGTCCGGGTGGTCCTGGTGGTTCTGGTGGTGCTGGTGGTCCGGTGGCGGGGCAGGGGTTGACGTCGCGGATGCGGCTGACGCTGGTGGTGCTGCTGGTCGCGCAGTTCATGCTGGCGGTGGACTTCTCGATCCTGAACGTGGCACTGCCGGTGATCGGCAAGGGGCTGGGGTTCTCGCTGGGCAACCTGCAGTGGATCGCGACCGCGTTCGCTCTGTGCGCGGCCGGGTTCACCCTGCTGTTCGGCCGGGTCGCGGACCTCTTCGGCCGGCGCCGGCTCTTCCTGGGCGGCCTGGCCGTCCTCGGCCTTGCCTCCCTCGCCGGGGGTCTGGCCACCAGCCCCGCGATCCTCATCGCCGCCCGCATCTTCCAAGGGCTCGCGACCGCGGCGGTCACCCCGGCCGGGCTGTCCCTGCTGACCACCTCCTTCCCCGAAGGACCCCTGCGCCAGAAGGCGCTGGGCCTGAACGGGGCACTGATGTCGGCCGGGTTCACCACCGGCGCCATCCTCGGCGGCGTCCTGACCGACCTGCTCTCCTGGCGCTGGTCGTTCTTCATCAACGTGCCCGTCGCCGCCGCCGTCCTCGTCATCGCCCCGATGGTGCTGACCGAGTCCCGCCCCCAGACGCGCCCCCGCCTGGACCTGCCCGGCGCACTCAGCGTCACCCTCGGCCTGCTCGCCGTCGTCTTCGGCTTCACCCAGGCCGGCGAACACGGCTGGACCAACCCCACCGCCCTTCTCGTCCTCGCAGCAGGGATCGTGCTGCTCATCGCGTTCTACTTCATCGAACGCACCAGCCCCGCCCCCCTCGTCCCCGTCAGTGTGCTGTCCCGGCGCACCGTGGCCTGGGGCAACGTCGCCGGTGTCCTGGCCTTCGTCACCGAGACCTCCCTGGTCTTCCTGATGACCCTCTACCTGCAGAAGGTCCTCGGGTTCTCCCCGCTGGCCGCAGGCCTGTCCTTCGGCGTGCTCGGTCTGGGCACCGTCCTGGGCGGCACCCTCGCCCCCCGCGTCATCGCCGCCACCTCCACCCGCACCACCCTGATCCTCGGCGCCCTGATCCAGACCGCCGCCACCGCCGCCCTGCTCCTGCTCGGCACCAGCACCCACAGCCTGGGCCTGCTGCTGCCCGCCACCTTCATCGGCGGCATCGGCAACATGCTCCTCATCGTCGGCTTCATGGTCACCGCCACCAGCGGCCTGCCCGACCACGAACAGGGCATGGCCACCGGCCTTGCCACCATGAGCCAGCAGATCGGCATCACCATGGGCACCCCCGTCATGAGCGCCATCGCCACCGGCGCCATGACCACCACCACCGTCACCGGCATCCTCGACGGCATCCAGACCGCCGTCGCCGTCAACACCGCCCTCGTCCTCATCACCGCCCTCACCAGCGCCCTCTTCCTACGCACCCCCACCACCAAGTAG
- a CDS encoding SDR family NAD(P)-dependent oxidoreductase: protein MDLQLKGRVYLVTGASSGIGLATARVLAAEGAQVVGVARNTASLPDTDPNIVAHQGDLTHPHTANEAVQRTLDLFGRLDGLVNNAGALRSRTSFLAVTDADWHETFELNVHAAVRVTRAALPHLIDSGNGSLVHVASEAARYPDPSIVDYAASKATLLSLSKSLAAEYGRQGVRSNIVSPGPTRTALFDAPGGFAEQLAQCLRMTPDEAVDHFVREERRLPSGRIGTPQDVATVIAYLLSPLASQITGAEWAVDGGALRQI from the coding sequence ATGGACCTTCAGCTCAAGGGACGGGTCTACCTCGTCACCGGTGCCTCCTCCGGGATCGGCCTCGCCACCGCCCGCGTTCTCGCGGCGGAGGGGGCACAGGTGGTGGGCGTGGCCCGGAACACCGCGTCCCTGCCCGACACCGACCCGAACATCGTCGCCCACCAGGGCGACCTCACCCACCCGCACACCGCGAACGAGGCGGTGCAGCGGACCCTCGACCTCTTCGGCCGCCTCGACGGCCTGGTCAACAACGCCGGAGCGCTGCGGTCGCGCACGAGCTTCCTGGCGGTCACCGACGCCGACTGGCACGAGACCTTCGAGCTGAACGTCCACGCGGCGGTCCGCGTCACCCGGGCCGCGCTCCCGCACCTGATCGACAGCGGAAACGGCAGCCTGGTCCATGTGGCGAGCGAGGCGGCCCGCTACCCGGACCCCTCCATCGTCGACTACGCCGCGTCCAAGGCGACCCTGCTGTCGCTGTCCAAGTCCCTCGCCGCCGAGTACGGCCGTCAGGGCGTACGGTCCAACATCGTCTCCCCGGGACCCACCCGCACCGCCCTGTTCGACGCTCCGGGGGGCTTCGCCGAGCAACTGGCGCAGTGCCTGCGGATGACACCCGACGAGGCGGTCGACCACTTCGTCCGCGAGGAACGCCGGCTGCCGAGCGGGCGCATCGGAACGCCGCAGGACGTCGCCACCGTCATCGCCTACCTGCTGTCGCCGCTCGCCTCCCAGATCACGGGAGCGGAATGGGCCGTCGACGGCGGCGCCCTGCGGCAGATCTGA
- a CDS encoding sigma-70 family RNA polymerase sigma factor, translating into MTATPTATPPTRAQAFEAEALPYRSDLLAAARRLVRSPADAEDLLQETYLKAFRSFHQYRLGTNIRAWLYRILITTFINDHRRGQARPRTAELFDEDLHARPAQYPASCRLASAEEQYLAELAHPDIGRALRELPQEYAAALRLADIEGLSYQEIAQILGVATGTVGSRVHRGRRRMRELIPHMDPRRTNATPPTHAKEPMT; encoded by the coding sequence ATGACCGCCACCCCGACGGCGACGCCCCCGACGCGTGCGCAGGCCTTCGAGGCGGAGGCACTGCCGTACCGCTCCGACCTCCTCGCCGCGGCCAGGCGCCTGGTCCGCTCGCCCGCCGACGCCGAAGACCTCCTGCAGGAGACCTACTTGAAGGCGTTCCGTTCCTTCCACCAGTACCGGCTCGGCACCAACATCCGTGCCTGGCTGTACCGGATCCTGATCACCACGTTCATCAACGACCACCGCCGCGGCCAGGCCCGGCCGCGCACCGCGGAGCTCTTCGACGAGGACCTGCACGCCCGCCCGGCGCAGTACCCGGCGTCCTGCCGGCTGGCGTCGGCGGAGGAGCAGTACCTGGCAGAGCTCGCGCATCCCGACATCGGCCGGGCACTGCGGGAGCTCCCCCAGGAGTACGCGGCGGCGCTGCGCCTGGCGGACATCGAGGGTCTCTCCTACCAGGAGATCGCACAGATCCTCGGGGTCGCCACCGGCACGGTGGGTTCGCGGGTGCACCGCGGACGCCGCCGGATGCGGGAGCTGATCCCCCACATGGACCCCCGCCGTACGAACGCCACACCACCCACGCATGCGAAGGAGCCCATGACATGA
- a CDS encoding BBE domain-containing protein, producing MTGIDRRSLLGRGAAVAGGAAVTTGLLATNARASAGKSGAGTGKSGAGTGTAGAEIGSTVTRGDSRYPTLMTGNNQRFVATPDYVKMIRSSTDAERALAKAVQEGKRISVRSGGHCFADFTSNPEVEVILDFSEMTEVGYDPRMRAFFVEPGARLLNVYEALFKGWGVTVPGGICYSVGAGGHIAGGGYGLLSRAHGLVVDHLYAVEVVVVDAAGRTRTVTATREADDPNRDLWWAHTGGGGGNFGLVTRYWFRSPDAHGSRPSDQLVKAPATVLVSAVDIPWVGLDEKSFKRLVKNFGAWHETHSAPDSPYRHLSSLFNVSAKAHGSLGMFTQIDASVPGARDMLDSYMAAITSGTGVTVRSLDRGNGELPAMPGLHRPRELPWLQATKLVGTDNPTITNPTSRGGHKSAYMRRNFTDAQLTALYTYMTRPDFTNPDTMLVLFSFGGQVNAVPEDATANAQRASVFKMCFQTFWSDPAEDEFYLGWLRGLYGEFFAASNGVPEINDATDGCYINYPDRDMTDPRYNRSGTPWTTLYYKGNYPRLQQVKRRYDPSNVFRHSMSITPARS from the coding sequence ATGACCGGAATCGACAGGCGCAGCCTCCTCGGCCGCGGTGCCGCCGTCGCCGGAGGCGCGGCCGTGACCACCGGCCTGCTCGCCACGAACGCCCGTGCGTCGGCCGGAAAGTCCGGCGCGGGAACCGGAAAGTCCGGCGCCGGGACCGGAACGGCCGGCGCCGAGATCGGCAGCACGGTGACGCGCGGGGACTCCCGCTATCCCACCCTCATGACGGGCAACAACCAGCGGTTCGTGGCCACTCCGGACTACGTGAAGATGATCCGCTCCTCGACCGACGCCGAGCGGGCCCTGGCGAAGGCCGTGCAGGAGGGGAAGAGAATATCCGTGCGCAGCGGCGGTCACTGCTTCGCCGACTTCACCTCCAACCCGGAGGTCGAGGTGATCCTCGACTTCTCGGAGATGACCGAGGTCGGCTACGACCCTCGGATGCGCGCCTTCTTCGTCGAGCCCGGCGCACGGCTGCTCAACGTCTACGAGGCCCTGTTCAAGGGGTGGGGCGTCACGGTGCCGGGCGGCATCTGCTACAGCGTCGGGGCCGGCGGACACATCGCCGGCGGCGGGTACGGCCTGCTCTCCCGGGCCCACGGCCTCGTCGTCGACCATCTGTACGCCGTCGAGGTGGTGGTCGTCGACGCGGCCGGCCGGACCCGTACGGTCACCGCGACCCGGGAGGCCGACGACCCGAACCGGGACCTGTGGTGGGCGCACACCGGGGGCGGCGGCGGCAACTTCGGGCTGGTCACCCGGTACTGGTTCCGCTCGCCCGACGCCCATGGCAGCCGGCCGTCGGACCAGCTGGTGAAGGCGCCGGCGACGGTACTGGTCAGCGCCGTCGACATCCCCTGGGTCGGCCTCGACGAGAAGTCGTTCAAGCGGCTGGTGAAGAACTTCGGTGCCTGGCACGAGACGCACAGCGCCCCGGACAGCCCTTACCGGCACCTCAGCAGCCTGTTCAACGTGTCCGCCAAGGCGCACGGCAGCCTGGGGATGTTCACCCAGATCGACGCCTCCGTCCCCGGCGCACGCGACATGCTCGACTCCTACATGGCGGCGATCACCAGTGGCACCGGGGTCACGGTGCGGTCACTGGACCGCGGCAACGGGGAGCTGCCGGCCATGCCGGGACTGCACCGGCCCAGGGAGCTCCCCTGGCTGCAGGCGACCAAGCTGGTCGGCACCGACAACCCGACGATCACCAATCCCACCTCGCGCGGCGGACACAAGTCGGCCTACATGCGCCGGAACTTCACCGACGCACAGCTGACGGCGCTGTACACATACATGACGCGCCCCGACTTCACCAATCCCGACACCATGCTGGTGCTGTTCTCGTTCGGCGGCCAGGTCAACGCCGTGCCGGAGGACGCCACCGCCAACGCCCAGCGGGCCTCCGTCTTCAAGATGTGCTTCCAGACCTTCTGGAGCGACCCGGCCGAGGACGAGTTCTATCTGGGGTGGCTCCGGGGCCTCTACGGGGAATTCTTCGCGGCCAGCAACGGCGTACCGGAAATCAATGACGCAACGGACGGCTGCTACATCAACTATCCGGACCGCGACATGACCGATCCGCGCTACAACCGTTCCGGAACCCCGTGGACCACGCTGTACTACAAGGGGAACTATCCGCGGTTGCAGCAGGTGAAGCGCCGTTACGACCCCAGCAATGTGTTCCGGCACTCCATGTCCATTACTCCTGCCCGGAGTTGA
- the wecB gene encoding non-hydrolyzing UDP-N-acetylglucosamine 2-epimerase, translating to MRTVSVVIGTRPEAIKMAPVIKALQAHPDLDPVVISTGQHRQMLDETLDAFGLAADIDLQVMAPQQTLSQVTARILNGLEDRLPGLGADALLVHGDTATTLAGALAGFHHGVPVVHVEAGLRSGELSSPFPEEGNRRLVGQVSALHLAPTPANRTNLLCEGIPDETIVVTGNTVIDALRWAGDHATEYGHPALRDLDDDPRRVVLASAHRRDAWPQLADIAAAFRRIADEPGTRVVIPLHRNPAVRRAILPVVAGHPDITVTDPLPYLSFMKLLKRADLIVSDSSGAQEEGPALGKPTLVLSDVTERSEAVVAGTAKLVGKTTEGIVAATLDLLRDPIAYDRMASAANPYGDGRAAQRTVDSVACFLGLGDRPEQFVPETPVDQLAAELARNADYRPHEPQPAS from the coding sequence ATGCGAACTGTTTCCGTGGTCATAGGGACGAGGCCGGAGGCCATCAAGATGGCCCCCGTGATCAAGGCGCTGCAGGCGCATCCGGACCTCGACCCCGTGGTCATCTCGACCGGGCAGCACCGGCAGATGCTGGACGAGACCCTCGACGCCTTCGGTCTGGCGGCCGACATCGACCTGCAGGTGATGGCTCCGCAGCAGACGCTGTCCCAGGTGACGGCCCGGATCCTGAACGGCCTGGAGGACCGGCTCCCCGGCCTCGGCGCCGACGCCCTGCTCGTGCACGGCGACACGGCCACCACCCTCGCCGGCGCCCTCGCCGGCTTCCACCACGGTGTGCCGGTCGTCCACGTCGAGGCCGGCCTGCGCAGCGGCGAACTGTCCTCGCCCTTCCCCGAGGAGGGCAACCGGCGCCTGGTCGGCCAGGTCTCCGCGCTCCACCTGGCGCCGACCCCGGCCAACCGCACCAACCTGCTGTGCGAGGGCATCCCCGACGAGACGATCGTCGTCACGGGCAACACCGTCATCGACGCCCTGCGCTGGGCCGGCGACCACGCCACCGAGTACGGCCACCCCGCCCTGCGGGACCTCGACGACGACCCCCGCCGTGTCGTGCTCGCCTCCGCCCACCGCCGCGACGCCTGGCCGCAACTCGCCGACATCGCCGCCGCGTTCCGCCGGATCGCCGACGAGCCCGGCACCCGCGTGGTGATCCCGCTGCACCGCAATCCCGCGGTGCGCCGGGCGATCCTGCCCGTCGTCGCGGGACACCCCGACATCACCGTCACCGACCCGCTGCCCTACCTGAGCTTCATGAAGCTGCTCAAGCGGGCCGACCTGATCGTCTCCGACAGCAGCGGCGCCCAGGAGGAGGGGCCGGCGCTCGGCAAGCCCACCCTGGTGCTCAGCGACGTCACCGAGCGCAGCGAAGCCGTCGTGGCCGGCACCGCCAAGCTGGTGGGCAAGACGACCGAGGGCATCGTCGCCGCCACCCTGGACCTGCTCCGCGACCCGATCGCCTACGACCGTATGGCCAGTGCCGCCAACCCCTACGGGGACGGCCGGGCCGCCCAGCGCACGGTCGACAGCGTCGCCTGCTTCCTCGGACTCGGCGACCGGCCGGAGCAGTTCGTCCCCGAGACCCCCGTCGACCAGCTCGCCGCCGAGCTGGCCCGCAACGCCGACTACCGGCCGCACGAGCCCCAGCCGGCCTCCTGA
- a CDS encoding FG-GAP repeat domain-containing protein: protein MTENHLTTPIPPAFTAEVVAEQLRDGYWLEAPDIDQDGRPDLFGYGLRLGEIYWYQNDERWTRRLVADGIRMPVGADFADISGNGHPDVVVCYELYGPIGTIHDPDPAGGKIDWLENPGSPDKDESRWKRHYVGRATGMHRLRVGHFTRTDRLQIVGVPIVAQADVHAVLPVVIFTQPDDVHTADEWPMETIDDSHFRMIHGAEKKAGLIPGSDLDSLLFASDEGVTWLYFDEATGQWVRRLIGTGEVTQFEQTGFRGSGDVNAGRIGDDPMAYVAAIEPFHGNTVAVYTKTGTDEQGAPVWGRTLLDVYGDPNESGEGPGHQIVCADFDGDGEEEFLVALRGPWPWQGVMYYKAIDLAAGVWAKWRVGEESVARIATGDFNGDGRLDFATIAYSVQNYYVAKDAKIMLYRNRMPRGDAE from the coding sequence ATGACCGAGAACCACCTCACCACCCCGATCCCGCCGGCCTTCACCGCCGAGGTCGTCGCCGAGCAACTGCGCGACGGCTACTGGCTGGAGGCCCCGGACATCGACCAGGACGGCCGGCCGGACCTGTTCGGCTACGGCCTGCGCCTCGGCGAGATCTACTGGTACCAGAACGACGAGCGGTGGACCCGCCGTCTGGTGGCCGACGGCATCAGGATGCCCGTGGGCGCCGACTTCGCCGACATCAGCGGCAACGGCCACCCGGACGTCGTCGTCTGCTACGAGCTGTACGGCCCGATCGGCACCATCCACGACCCCGACCCGGCAGGCGGAAAGATCGACTGGCTGGAGAACCCGGGCAGTCCGGACAAGGACGAGTCCCGCTGGAAGCGGCACTACGTCGGCCGGGCCACCGGTATGCACCGGCTGCGCGTCGGACACTTCACCCGCACCGACCGGCTGCAGATCGTCGGCGTGCCGATCGTCGCCCAGGCGGACGTCCACGCGGTGCTGCCCGTCGTGATCTTCACCCAGCCCGACGACGTCCACACCGCCGACGAGTGGCCGATGGAGACCATCGACGACAGCCACTTCCGCATGATCCACGGAGCCGAGAAGAAGGCCGGGCTGATACCGGGCTCGGACCTCGACTCGCTGCTCTTCGCCTCCGACGAGGGCGTCACCTGGCTGTACTTCGACGAGGCGACGGGTCAGTGGGTGCGCCGGCTCATCGGCACCGGCGAGGTCACCCAGTTCGAGCAGACCGGGTTCCGCGGCAGCGGGGACGTCAACGCCGGCCGTATCGGTGACGACCCGATGGCGTACGTCGCGGCCATCGAGCCCTTCCACGGCAACACCGTCGCCGTCTACACCAAGACGGGCACCGACGAGCAGGGCGCACCGGTCTGGGGACGCACCCTGCTGGACGTCTACGGAGACCCCAACGAGAGCGGCGAGGGGCCCGGACACCAGATCGTCTGCGCGGACTTCGACGGGGACGGCGAGGAGGAGTTCCTGGTGGCACTGCGCGGCCCGTGGCCGTGGCAGGGCGTCATGTACTACAAGGCCATCGACCTGGCCGCCGGCGTCTGGGCCAAGTGGCGGGTCGGCGAGGAGTCCGTCGCCCGGATCGCCACCGGCGACTTCAACGGCGACGGCCGCCTGGACTTCGCGACCATCGCCTACTCCGTGCAGAACTACTACGTGGCCAAGGACGCCAAGATCATGCTCTACCGGAACCGGATGCCGCGCGGCGACGCCGAGTAG
- a CDS encoding acyltransferase family protein, producing MSSAVVPPGNSRHQSRPPKLPSLTGLRFFAALLVFFFHSSLSNSPIPPNKPINPFADSTLAHLYEKTFVSTGYMGVSFFFVLSGFVLAWSSRPGERITAFWRRRITKIFPNHLVVAAAVVVLFAGAAITGVSQWLPNLLLIHTFFPQASVNLSLNPPSWSLGSELLFYLLFPLLIVPIRKLRGGALWAWAAVMVAGTVAVQLVSTYLVPDTPKSAITPISDQQFWFGYLFPPGRLFEFVLGALLARIVLTGRWPRQLGIAVSLLLVAAGYGATYLVPFQYTFVTATIVPIGMLIAAVADTDARSRSTWLSSRPMVWLGEVSFGFYLVQGVTIFYLRTLLGGEAFSTPVALLVIALFFAASLLAGWLLYRFVEMPAMRRFARSRRSAPATAPVIVPAQRAMSAPAAEKATEKATEKELT from the coding sequence ATGTCCTCCGCCGTCGTACCGCCGGGGAACTCCCGGCACCAGTCCAGGCCGCCGAAACTGCCGTCGCTCACCGGGCTCAGGTTCTTCGCCGCGCTCCTGGTGTTCTTCTTCCACTCCTCGCTCTCCAACAGCCCCATCCCGCCGAACAAGCCGATCAACCCCTTCGCGGACAGCACACTGGCCCACCTGTACGAGAAGACCTTCGTCTCCACCGGCTACATGGGTGTGTCGTTCTTCTTCGTCCTCTCCGGTTTCGTCCTCGCCTGGTCCTCCCGGCCCGGTGAACGCATCACCGCCTTCTGGCGCCGCCGCATCACCAAGATCTTCCCCAACCACCTCGTCGTCGCCGCCGCGGTCGTGGTGCTGTTCGCCGGAGCCGCCATCACCGGCGTCTCCCAGTGGCTGCCGAACCTGCTGCTGATCCACACGTTCTTCCCGCAGGCATCGGTCAACCTCAGCCTCAATCCGCCCAGTTGGTCCCTCGGCAGCGAGCTGCTCTTCTATCTGCTGTTCCCGCTGCTGATCGTCCCGATCCGCAAGCTCCGCGGCGGCGCGCTGTGGGCCTGGGCGGCCGTCATGGTCGCCGGGACCGTCGCCGTCCAGCTCGTGTCGACCTACCTCGTCCCCGACACCCCCAAGTCGGCGATCACCCCGATCTCCGACCAGCAGTTCTGGTTCGGCTACCTCTTCCCGCCCGGCCGGCTCTTCGAGTTCGTGCTCGGCGCGCTCCTCGCCCGGATCGTGCTGACCGGCCGCTGGCCCCGGCAGCTGGGCATCGCCGTCTCGCTGCTGCTGGTCGCCGCCGGCTACGGCGCCACCTACCTGGTGCCCTTCCAGTACACCTTCGTCACGGCCACGATCGTGCCGATCGGCATGCTGATCGCGGCGGTCGCCGACACCGACGCCCGCTCCCGCAGCACCTGGCTGAGCAGCCGCCCGATGGTCTGGCTCGGCGAAGTCTCCTTCGGCTTCTACCTCGTCCAGGGCGTCACCATCTTCTACCTGCGGACCCTGCTGGGCGGCGAGGCCTTCAGCACCCCGGTCGCCCTGCTCGTCATCGCGCTGTTCTTCGCGGCCTCCCTGCTCGCCGGATGGCTGCTGTACCGCTTCGTGGAGATGCCCGCCATGCGCCGCTTCGCCCGCAGCCGGCGCTCCGCCCCCGCCACCGCGCCGGTGATCGTCCCGGCCCAGCGCGCCATGTCCGCTCCGGCCGCGGAGAAGGCCACCGAGAAGGCCACCGAGAAGGAACTCACCTGA
- a CDS encoding alpha/beta fold hydrolase: protein MPAVTTAEGTEVDYRISGSGPGLLLVHGSTSDSASNFVLLEPHLARHRTLILPDYAGSGRTPLPAGGRLTVDTLAGQMAAVLEQRSEGPVDVAGASLGAVVAAALAADHPHLVRRLVLIVGWARNDDPRQSLALGLWRHLAETDEWAYQRYITLLAHSPGYLAALGDERLHALAAAPVVTDGVRRQLDLDLVADIRDRLPRILAPTLVVGASRDQVVPVAHARELHAGIAGSRYAELDSGHNVLLEKPRQLAELISDFLD, encoded by the coding sequence GTGCCCGCCGTCACCACCGCCGAGGGAACCGAGGTCGACTACCGGATCTCCGGCTCGGGACCCGGACTGCTGCTCGTCCACGGCTCCACCAGCGACTCCGCGTCCAACTTCGTCCTGCTGGAGCCCCATCTGGCCCGGCACCGCACCCTGATCCTCCCCGACTACGCCGGCAGCGGGCGCACTCCGCTCCCGGCCGGGGGCCGCCTCACCGTCGACACCCTCGCCGGTCAGATGGCCGCCGTGCTGGAGCAGCGGTCCGAGGGGCCGGTGGACGTCGCCGGGGCCTCCCTCGGAGCCGTCGTCGCGGCGGCGCTCGCCGCGGACCACCCCCACCTGGTCCGGCGCCTGGTCCTGATCGTCGGCTGGGCCCGCAACGACGACCCGCGCCAGTCGCTGGCCCTGGGCCTGTGGCGCCACCTCGCCGAGACCGACGAGTGGGCCTACCAGCGGTACATCACGCTGCTGGCGCACTCCCCCGGCTACCTGGCGGCCCTCGGCGACGAGCGACTGCACGCCCTCGCCGCCGCGCCCGTGGTCACCGACGGCGTCCGCCGCCAGCTCGACCTGGACCTCGTGGCCGACATCCGCGACCGCCTCCCGCGCATCCTCGCCCCGACCCTCGTCGTCGGCGCGAGCCGGGACCAGGTCGTCCCGGTCGCCCACGCCCGGGAACTGCACGCCGGCATCGCCGGATCCCGCTACGCCGAACTCGACAGCGGGCACAACGTCCTGCTGGAGAAGCCGCGGCAACTGGCCGAGCTGATCAGCGACTTCCTGGACTGA
- a CDS encoding MsnO8 family LLM class oxidoreductase, protein MRVSVLDQSPVGEGHTGADALRASLELARHADRLGFDRYWVAEHHRSPGFAGSAPEMLAGAILSATDRIRVGTGGVLLPRYPALKVAEVFGVLATLHPGRVDMGIGRAGGPAADFPARLRELSSLLRLPGGADLYPEALTAVPPVPPELWLLGASAGSAAAAGELGVGFAFAHFLVPGPSARALQAYRAAHTAATGVEGHGGLLAVRAVVADTQARADELAQAMLLWRARKDLGDDQPLPSAETVRRHRWTGLESERAAHHARSVIHGTPEDVVPRLRALAEANGVRELMVNTLTQDPADRVRSYQLLAEGFELSGTRSGASVVAAAAG, encoded by the coding sequence ATGCGCGTCTCCGTTCTGGACCAGTCCCCCGTCGGGGAGGGGCACACGGGCGCCGACGCCCTGCGGGCCTCGCTCGAACTCGCCCGCCACGCCGACCGGTTGGGCTTCGACCGGTACTGGGTGGCGGAGCACCACCGGTCCCCGGGCTTCGCCGGCAGCGCCCCGGAGATGCTGGCCGGCGCCATCCTGTCCGCGACCGACCGGATCCGGGTCGGCACCGGAGGGGTGCTGCTGCCGCGCTACCCGGCGCTGAAGGTCGCCGAGGTGTTCGGTGTGCTGGCCACGCTGCACCCGGGCCGGGTCGACATGGGCATCGGCCGGGCCGGCGGCCCGGCGGCCGACTTCCCGGCCCGGCTGCGGGAGCTGAGCTCGCTGCTGCGGCTGCCGGGCGGCGCAGACCTGTACCCGGAGGCCCTGACGGCGGTGCCGCCGGTGCCGCCGGAGCTGTGGCTGCTGGGCGCGAGCGCCGGGTCGGCCGCGGCCGCCGGTGAGCTGGGCGTGGGGTTCGCCTTCGCGCACTTCCTGGTGCCCGGTCCGAGTGCGCGTGCGCTGCAGGCCTACCGGGCCGCGCACACGGCCGCGACGGGCGTGGAGGGCCATGGCGGACTCCTCGCCGTACGCGCCGTCGTCGCGGACACCCAGGCACGGGCCGACGAGCTGGCGCAGGCCATGCTGCTGTGGCGCGCGCGCAAGGACCTGGGCGACGACCAGCCGCTTCCCTCGGCCGAGACCGTACGCCGGCACCGGTGGACGGGGCTGGAGTCGGAACGGGCGGCCCATCACGCAAGGTCCGTGATCCACGGCACGCCCGAGGACGTCGTACCGCGGCTGCGCGCGCTGGCCGAGGCCAATGGGGTGCGGGAACTCATGGTGAACACGCTGACGCAGGACCCGGCCGACCGGGTCCGCTCCTACCAACTGCTGGCCGAGGGGTTCGAGCTGTCCGGCACACGGTCCGGGGCGTCCGTGGTCGCGGCGGCGGCCGGCTGA